A region of the Cucurbita pepo subsp. pepo cultivar mu-cu-16 chromosome LG14, ASM280686v2, whole genome shotgun sequence genome:
CTTTCTATTAAGAGGGCAAGCCTTGAAATTCTGCATTATATGATACTCATCATGCTTTTGATCATCAATGGCATTTGATCTTGGCAGATAAATGCAACTTATTAGCATTGCGACAAAAGAACATAagtatttgtattttattggAAGCAGTACAagattctttttcattttaataccTTCTTGACTCCAAGTTTCTAGTGACTGTAATGTCAGAATAATCATGATGAAAGGCTGAAGATGAAACAGCAGAAGTATTTTGCATGGCCCTCTCCAACGTCCTCAAGTGAAATTCCTAAAGGCAAAGAAACAGACACAAAAGACAACATGAGGAATAGAATAAAAGCCATTTTgttccttcttttttattcttctccAAGGAAACTTGCTATCATCCTATTGGATAAGAATATAAATGTTTCTCACTTGAAACTCAGGCAATTTGGGAGTGCTTTTCTTTAAGAGCGGAAGTGATGGCCCCTCTAAAATCTGCAATATGAAAAGGAAACGCATCGTCAATCAGCAAAAAGGAAACAGCAATTCATGAATCACCAAATACTATCAGATACAAGTACCAACTTTTCTGTTTAATGGACGGGCTCTAAATCTTCGAGTAGTTGTCTCGTAATCTTCTTCCATCCTACTTTTCAGTCTGACATCAAAGCAATTAAGCAACTGTAACCCCTATGAATAATCTGGGACCTAGATTTTGTAactaaagaaaattgaagtcGTAACAATTTCAAACCTTATTCTATGTGCCCTTTGTGCTGTTTCAAGATCAGGCTGCCTAGGAATTGTAATCTTCAGCTTGACATTTTTAGTAGTTTTATCAGCAACTCCATCCTGCCAATACACATCAAGATACTTATATGCTTGCATATAATAACACTAAGATTTACTAATCAGTATAATTAGAATCCGAATTCAGTTGAATTACCCCAAATCACACTTAAAAATAGTGCAggcaaagaaaaaatataaggcTGAAGAACACAGTTAATAAGATGGTAAAGCTACGGAATTTACAGTCTAagatatcaaaatttgaagatacACTAGCATGTCTCGAAGAACATCTTAACTTGTTCATTTGAAAGCTATCATGaagaacattttttcttaaatggACTTTATGCAAGGGGTTAGTGCtgatatatacataaaaaaataataataataataaaatagcaCACCTTTTTGGGAAGCTTGTGGACTAAATTAGTCTGCTGCTTTATTTCATTCACCTGTATGCAAGATTAAAGTTAGAGCTCATACCAAGACTCCATAATCAGCAAAAGTACTCAACTGCACACTAAGGCACTATACGAGGCACAATACGAGCCATTTTATAGTGAGATAAACAATACAAGTAAAGATAATATGAACAATAATGAAAGATTTTTCAGAAACACCATCAAAAGaccttttataatttatggaGATTAGAATATATCGATGATTAGAGAAAGATATCAGGacaaatcaacaaaatcatagaTCAGAGAGACCATGATATATTGTACAACATATGTACCTTATGCGAGTGACCACCATCCAGTTTCTGCTTCTTGATAGCCTGACTTTCGATAACAGAACCACAGACACTTGTCTCATTGTTTTTAACTACTCTCTGCAACCTAAACATCCAAACCTAAAATTACTAGAAGAATGAATACAGAACATGCATTTGTTATTCAAAGAACAGAATCATTACTAGCCTCAGTAAGCAAATAGGCTTTCTACGAAAATTAGATCACTTTGTCCAAACTAAGAGGACATTCTGACAATTATGCACATAAGAAAAACCCACAAATGTCCTCTAAGTTTGGCCAATGTCCAACCAAAAAGCTGGTGAAATTTTGCAAAAAAACACACAACGATACCAAATAGAAGCAGATTCGGCCTATATACaatcaagaaaattaaatgaaacaGCCTCACTAGCACTCACTTGATATCAGTATGTTGAGCAGGGAAGTTTTGTCTCGCTAAGTGGCTTGCTGTCGATTTCATCAGAGTAGTGCTCCGGGGTTTAGATGGCTTGACACAAGATGAGGCTTTAACTTTGGGTTTGTTCAGGGATGAATGATTGTATGATGTAGATCCTGGTAAAACAGAaacgattttaaaaaaaaacatattaaaagggaaaaaagaaaagttgtcAATTCATATACCCATATAGTCTCCCCTcccaaaaatgtaaaattcattcatatttgaaaagaatttgatttcattcacTAGTTACTTCTTCAAAACAGACTACCCACCTGATGTAAATTGGAGCTGTTGATTATGAAGTTTTTGTACATCTCCATCTCGTAAATTGGTGAAGATTCCTCTGTTTGCTCCTTGGTAATCTACAAGATAATCTCGTAATGTGTTATCATCAACCACCAAGCAGAGTAGTATATCAAAGCAGAGATGGACAGAAGACATGAGGAACTTAAACCAGAAATGTACCTCGGTCATTCTCGCGTACTGAACCAGCTTCCTGACTGGCACCATTAAGCGAACCAATTATGTTATTCTGACCCTCAGATTTGTTAGATGCATTTTCAATAGCAAGAAGACATTCTTCCCTCAAAAACAGTTTCGCTACGAACGCTGACacaaagaaacgaaaaacaaaaagaaaaaaaaatgagcgCAATGAAAATGCCACATTatttcaagaaaatcatgaaTTCCAACTCCCTTGACACGCTCCTCGTGCCCAACATTTCAAGAAAATCACAAATTCCAGTCTCCTCACTCCacgaaaatcaaagaaataaatcCACAGCTAAAACAACGAAAGTGGAACATCTTAAAGATTAGTATAAGCAAGTAAAAACGAAAATCTCAACGTCAGATTCGTCAGTAAAATCCCTCAAAAAACGATCACCAAAGCTCCCAAAACCAGAAACAAGCCACAAACTCCAAAAATAACACAAAGACATAGATACAAACCAATGGACAAACAAACAGAACACCAAGAACAAAGCCTCGAGATTACTCACGAGAAGGAGGGTAGCTTCCAGCAGACTCGAACCAAAGCTCAGCTTGACAAGCCTCATCAAAACTCTCCTCGCGAGTGAAATCAAAATACCTAGCCGCATCAAACTCATACTCAATGTCAACTTCATAAGCCTCAAACACAACCGGCTCAACCTCCATTTCCTCAtccatttcttccttcttccacTGTTCACTCCACCTCCGCTGAAAACGAAATGCCGATCGCCCTCTTTTTCCAAAACAAGGAGCGGCAATGTGTATCGGAAAACTCCCCGATAAAGCCCTAAGCTCAGAAATCGAAGAACCGATTTGCAgcagaatgaagaagaagacgggAGCGTGGTTTCTCTTTTCTCGCCTTGTTCACTGTAGCGAAAATCTATACAACTAcaatcaatttaatatttattgcccacaaaaaaatatttatatttatatttatatatatatttatgaaaaaaaaaaacttttttttctctttttgaaaaatagcCGATGGGGACAAACTCCAAATGCGTACAACTTCTCAAAAGGCattaccaaaattaaataatattatatatatatatatatatataatttttttttttttttatttttttttttttttgtcataacGTTCATGGGAGTTAGATCcaaaaaaagttttgaatttataaaattataatatatatgatataaaataaaataagcacagagaaaataatttaaattactcTTCCGAATACACCCCTGAACATTGTGGAAAATGGCGTGGAGACATGttggaaattcaaatgttGGGAAGGGCAAAACCGTCATTTGAGATAGGTTAGGGTTGAAAGTGAGGGAACAGAATGTGGGGGTTCGAgcttttcttctgttttggGGCGGCGATATTCTTTTGTGTCGAAGACTGAAAATTTCGGCTCCTCTGATTAATTTGCCCCTGtgagtttgaatattttacaAGATTGCCATCAACGGTTTTTAGCCGTTTTATATGAGGGAGGGAAGGAGGGGGGGGTGGGGCCCGCAAGGAAATTCAAATGGATATGGAAATGGAACGTTGGACAAAAGGGTAGTTTCGGTGATGCGATGGNAAATAACACAAAGACATAGATACAAACCAATGGACAAACAAACAGAACACCAAGAACAAAGCCTCGAGATTACTCACGAGAAGGAGGGTAGCTTCCAGCAGACTCGAACCAAAGCTCAGCTTGACAAGCCTCATCAAAACTCTCCTCGCGAGTGAAATCAAAATACCTAGCCGCATCAAACTCATACTCAATGTCAACTTCATAAGCCTCAAACACAACCGGCTCAACCTCCATTTCCTCAtccatttcttccttcttccacTGTTCACTCCACCTCCGCTGAAAACGAAATGCCGATCGCCCTCTTTTTCCAAAACAAGGAGCGGCAATGTGTATCGGAAAACTCCCCGATAAAGCCCTAAGCTCAGAAATCGAAGAACCGATTTGCAgcagaatgaagaagaagacgggAGCGTGGTTTCTCTTTTCTCGCCTTGTTCACTGTAGCGAAAATCTATACAACTAcaatcaatttaatatttattgcccacaaaaaaatatttatatttatatttatatatatatttatgaaaaaaaaaaacttttttttctctttttgaaaaatagcCGATGGGGACAAACTCCAAATGCGTACAACTTCTCAAAAGGCattaccaaaattaaataatattNatttttttttttttttttttttttattttgctttgCACGTGACATgtcaattttcaaataaattttttaaggcTAATTTACCaaactttttaacttttgtaACTTtccaactttaaaaaattatataaattaaatccataaaattttgaatttaataaataccttacaaatttaaaattttaagaaattaatcgatctattataattaaatataaattttatattttattttattttgttaatttttaaatttccttCCATAACtgtaatattgaattttaaatgaatatacaTACCTagcaaaattatatttttgtttataaaaaatattttcaataaaaaaaaaattgagtaaattacatatttgacctttttaaggcttttagttttagttaaattaataataatatcctcaacttttttaaaaaatatatttttaaatttttttaaaaaaattaaaaatatatttaccgCTAGTACtacaattaaaaatactcataaacttccaaaaataacttaaatttttttttggatataaAACGTTTTTTTTAGAGTAAACATGTtgcttttataattttgtaagtaatttttaaaaataattaaatttcataaaaattaatggtaaGAAAATCTttaaagattcaaaaaaattatttttagaactaaggctaagagtatttttattaatttagttctttaaatttatttaaaaatagtatttcttccttatatataatacattcgaacctttaataatattttgaaaatactcttaaatttataaaattttattaaaatccttcaaatttctgaaaaaaattaaaaaaatacgttTAAAAACTAGCATTAactttttaagttaaaaaaaaaaaaattataattttttttttttatctttaatatataaacaaaaaatctaCCTCCcctcataaattatctttaaatttttattactttggaacaaattttttttttaaaaaaaattaaagtattaactaaacttttcaaaattcaaaaatatgtttttattgaaagttttgaaagataaaattcaaaattatttttattaatttaaataaataatgtaggATAGTTGcaaaattattgtaaaaataGGATAGCAAAATAGGGTTCATGGACCACGATTAAGCTAACTTGTATCTTATGTGTATGAGTAATTAAACGACTCGCGTACAATGGTCCATTAACTATGAATTATTTGTGGTccatgaaaattcaaatacttaattattaatattacttACGTGGTtgattattttcaatattaaatatagatCCTACACAAATAAATTCATTCCGACATACTTTAATACGTgataattacataaattaaattgttacatattaaaatgtaagaaattaaataaaaatctaaaatacaCGGATCTATTGTTATAAGTTAAAATTGAGAGActaaaagtatattttaaaaaatataaatattaaataataaaaaaaaacgtcattATTAATACCTATCATAACCATATTCTCCACATAAAAAACACATCGAAGCAAGAATTAATTACGAGTCTTCAAACTTTCTAGAGTAAACACATTCATTGCCTTCATTAATGGGAGAATCTAATTTCCGAACATTCTCCGGTGACATAGCCACCTTACTTACTCTTCGCTtgtaagagtgaaaactatccctaCAGACTAACGAGATGACATATTTCTATCATTTTAGTTACAATTTGACATgtcatgtaacgacccatgttCAGGATTTAGATCAAGATTCGAAATTTAGGTTTGGTACCTGATTGCCCCGACATTCTCTTGCATCCCTTGCAACATAGTCACATTACTTACTCTTCGCTTTTAAAAGGGAAAATTATCTCCACATACCAATTCACATGTcctgtaacgacccatgtcCAAGATTCGAAATTCGAATTTGACATTTGATGACCGCAACATTCCCAACGACATAGTCACATTACTTACTCTTCACTTCTAAGAATGAAAACTATCCTtacagaccaacacgagttattttaacatgttttgtgctcactcacatgcatcctagAAAGTTTAAAAACGAAGGCACACCTAGTGTAAGTGACGATTCAACCACGAAATTTGAAAACGAGTCGGGAAGTTCGTCCTTTCCAAGCGTTCACATCAAATTAaatgtggattgtgagaatgAGGCCATAAGGGAGTTAAATAAGGTCATGGCTTTCACTTGAACTTTCCACCTACTTCCTTTCTTGGTATTCATTTTTgtgttcataattacaaattattaaattttttggtcCATTTTCAGCCTGACACTGTCTCTATTTACATAATTTCTGCCAAACACATTAATGAGAACCAACCATGTCCTCCCACAACtcactaatttattttaaataataataataataataataataataataaaattttcaattttaaaaaataattataaagtttatcgacaattttttaaattctggaACTCGTTAGACTTAATATTGAAAGCTTAAAAACCccgctaaatatatattttttttaagtttatggaCTCATTAGATACTGTGTCTACGAATCTCAAGGGTCAAAATGGTAATttgactttaaattttaaattttaaatttttttttatctctgatttttttaatatatagacttaatattgaaagttaaaaaaaaaacggttaaatatatatatttttaagtttatgaaCTCGTTAGATACCAGCCACAAATCTCAAGGGTCAAAATggtaatttgattttaaattttaaattttatttctatctttcatcttttaatatatagatttaatattgaaagtttaaaaaaccggttaaaaagtatatatttttaagtttatggatTCATTAGATGCCCTTCACGAATCTCAAGGGTCAAAATGGTAATttgactttaaattttaaattttatttttatctctgattttttttaatatatagacttaatattgaaagttttaaaaaaattgttaaatatatatatttttaagtttatgaaCTCATTAGATACCAGCCACAAATCTCAAGGGTCAAAATggtaatttgattttaaattttaaattttatttctatctttggttttttaatatatagatttaatattgaaagtttaaaaaacctgttaaatatatatttttaagtttatggaCTCATTAGATACGGTCCACGAATCTCAAGGGtcaaaattgtaatttgactttaaattttaaattttatttttatctctgattttttaatataagtcTAGTTTAAAAAAccagttaaatatatatatttttaagtttatggaCTTACTAGATACCGTCCACGAATCTCAAGGGTCAAAATGGTAATttgactttaaattttaaattttatttttctctgattttttaatatatttaattaaaaaacagtAGCTCGAACAAGGCAAGTATACTTATCGAACTCATACAATTTGGGACGGGTTGAAAGTTAGTTTGAATTATATTAAGTCAGTTCATTTTTCGAGTTTTTTAAGTCGACTTATTCaacttataataatttataatcataaatttttaagttaaggtttactctcttttttagaatatttttatttttaacttaaattaatttaaaactcaatcttaaattatttgtttgaaatttctaggaatttgattttttttataacacccttaattattaaagacatatttaaaaattaataccgaattttaatttaaaactaaatggAGCCCAACCAACTTAGCTCAAGCTTGACATTTTGAAATATAGCACAACAACTTTTATATTGGAAAAATGACcaaacaataatattaattaagatttaccAAATGACTAAAACACCCTTTGACAAAGTAGTTGACCAAAATCCTAGAATTGTGgagtaattaaaacaaatctcaaatctcaaattaaaaatcaaaggaaCTCAGATCCCATATATTAGGGGTAATTtggacaaaaaaatataattatagtaTAATTACAAATCTATCCAATTGATTAATGCAAATTACAACCTTTATTTAATCATCTATGGCCCATTTTAAAACTCACACTCATGGGCCATGACTATGGATCAAAGgcccaaaataaatttaatttattttcattaaaaaatttaaatttatctaaaatattaaataaaggataaatatgatatatttcttattttattttctctaatatttaaaaatattttctaatgtaaaaaaaaaaaaaaaaaaaagacgtaTATTTATTTGAGGGTCGATAAAGATCCTATGTCTTAGACCTACACTTAACTATACTTGTATTGACATGTCGTGTGAGAATCTGcattagttggagaagggaacgaagttTCCTTACAAGaatgtgaaaatttctcttttgtaGATATGCTTtaatcatgaggctgacaacgatacgtaatgggctaaagcggataatatttgttagcgatgGACTTTGGTTGTTACATATCGAGCCGAGGTGAAAGAAATGCAAAAGTCAAAGTCCATCTAACGTTCCTCTAAGTTAGATGAAGATCTATTTGAGtgcaataaataaagaattttattGTTCAACAATTACAATATTTCATGAATGACTGAAGCGATGGATCAATGATGGTAATGGGTAAAACAAAAGAATCCTCGTCTTAAACCAGGAAAAATGGACTAGGTTTTCCTATTGCTATGATCCTAATCCGTTTAGGATCGACTCGAGAACTTGATCAACCTTGATCATGGTTGGTCTGTTTGAAGGGATGTAAGACGTACAAATCAATCCCAACTTGATGACTTGGATGAGGTCATGTTCAGCAATGCCACGTAAGTTCAGATCGAAAGAGTCGGAAGTAGAACCAATGTCCAACAACTCACATATTGACACAAAATGAGTAGCTAGTTTGGTGTTGGACTCTCAATAGACTTCCTCCCTATTACCAACTCGAGTAGAATGATTCCAAAACTATAGATGTCGCATTTTTTAGTAGCGGTCAAAGTTTGAGCTAACTCGGGTGCGACGTAGCCTACAAAGGTATGATGTTTTGTTAAGATATAAATAAGTCATGTTCTTGAATCCGAGAACCTCGAACGTTATTGACCCAGTAAACGAATTGCTACTCAAATCCCATATAAGTCATGGtcttgtttaatttttttggatgcaaatttaattcaaactaaGCAACCGTTTTCATTAAAtgtcaataaattaaaactaaaatacaaAAAGTCAAACCAaccataaaaaagtaaaatcaatactataaattaaaattttaaatttaaatattgtcgtaccaatttaaacatatttctgtagaaatatataaaatagtaagaataataaatcttaattgtCCAATTTcactaataattaattttttcactctaaaaaattatgaatcaGAGTATGTTATTTATAGagttggactgttacaaatggtatcagaatcaaacatgggcggtgtgtcaacgacAACATTGGCCCCCAAGAGAGGTgacttaggttgttacaaatggtatcgaaGTCAAACATTGAgcggtgtgtcaacaaggacaatgggccctcaagggggtggagtatgagatcctacatcggtgggagaagggaacgaaccactccttataagggtgtggaaatctctccctagcatacataATGAGCCAAAACAGACGATATTCATTGTGAAAATGGGTGTGGAGGATGTGATGTCCCACTCTCAGAGCCGGTCCTCCTTAGGCACGTGTTTTTCAGACACATTTTGGTGCCCATTGGCATGTTTGAGAATGATTCTCACACTCTCCTTTGACACATCAgacaactttttaattaattaatttatttttatatttttcaatttgtatttatttatttaattattgtgaaataaaaatttgaataaaataaaagggacGGACAAATGCTTGGAACTTGTTCAACACATTGGGCTAAGCCCATGGGCTTCGgcccattattattatttaaatatttcctatttttctattgatttaaatttatttatatatttattgtgtGTTCCAAAAATATAGCtccatattatttatttgatgcaagcattaaaagaatgaaaaataaataaattaatcaagAGAATGCGTACACGTTAATaaatgcaaaaataataaaagggaGAATAAAGGAAAACAACACACAAAagcattaattataaaaatagattaattcagaacatattaaaaaaatgtattcatattaaagaataaaaattatgttactATATGAAAggcaataaagaaaatataataatttagtagagaaattttgtaaattttttattaaggaaaatatatttgtatatatttaagTAAATTACTATACATatgataatttataaattatagttgTCGgagattttattgaattatttgaattatgctcaaattagatcttagaataatttagattctagaattatttgaattattagatcttagaataatttagattCTCAAACTAGTAATAGAATGATCGATCTTCTCAAGCTAGTAATAAAACGATCTTAGAATGACTGATATTCTCAAGCTAGTAATAGGACCATCGATATTCTCAAGCTCTCAATTTGTAAGAGACCGATCTTAGAATGATTGACATTCTCAAGCTAGGAATAGAACGCTTTTAGGACGATCAATATTCTCAAGTTAATAATAGAACAATCTTAGAACGACTAATATTCTCGAGATAGTAATAGAATGACCGATATCCTCAAGTTAGTAAGAACGATCTTAGAACAACCGATATTCTCAAGTTAGTAATAGAACAATCTTAGAGCGACCGATATTCTCAAGTTAGTAATAGAACAATCTTAGAACGACAAACATTCTCAAGTTAGTAATAGAACGATCTTAAAACGATAGATATTCTCAAATTAGTAATAGAACAATCTTAGAACAACCGATATTCTCAAGTTAGTAATAAAACGATCTTAGAACAACAGATATTCTCAAGATAGTAATAGAACGATCTTAAAACCACAAATATTCTCAAGttagtaataaaataatcatactAAAACGATCTTAGAACGACAGATATTCTCAAGTAAGTAATAGAACGATcttaaaacaacaaaacaatctTAGAACGTAAGATATTCTCAAGTTATTAATAGAACAATCTTAGAGCGATAGATATTCTCAAGTTAGTAATAGAACGATCTTAGAACAACCGATATTCTCAAGTTAGTAATAAAACGATCTTACTAAAACGATCTTAGAACGACAGATATTCTCAAGTTAGTAATAAAACAATCATACTAAAACGATCTTAGAACAACAAATATTCTCAAGTTAGTAATAGAACGATCTTAAAACGACAAAACAATCTTAGAACGTAAGATATTCTCAAGTTATTAATAGAACAATCTTGGAGCGACAGATATTCTCAAGTTAGTAATAGAACGATATTAAAACGACAGATATTCTCAAGTTAGTAATAGAACAATCTTAGAACAACCGATATTCTCAAGTTAGTAATAAAACGATCTTAGAACAACAGATATTCTCAAGTTAGTAATAGAACGATCTTAAAACGACAAAACAATCTTAGAACGTCAGATATTCTCAAGTTAGTAATAGAACAATCTTAAAACATCATATATTCTCAAGTTAGTAATAAAACGATCTTAGAACGACcgatattttcttcttctcgaGAAGAGTCCAAAAGAAAGTCATCCATTTTATCTAATCTATCCATGTAAGTAGGACctagcagcagcagcagaagaTAAGAttcttttaaagatatttcaatCTCACAGTGGAATTATCCTTCAGTCTCATCACAAGCATACAGATAAAGGCAAACACAAAGAACTTCCATGTGAGGCCAACAATTATGGGAATTGTACACACTGATTCACTGTTAAACTATTCAGCAGCAGAAGAATGAATATTATTATGTACTATAATCAGCAAACAACACTACAACATTTCATATACAGACCACCACCCTGCATTTGCCTAAATCCAATCTAATTCACTTCATTATACCTCATTCCAACCACTACAAATCGAGATTTCAAAGCAGACGAAGTGATAAAAGACAACATACttgtttcgtttcgtttcattttgaTGCTTTTGGTGTGAGTTTCATAATCGATTTACGATATCTAGTGTAAGATATTTGGATAGTTCTTTGTTTACCTTCACTCGAAGCTTCTTTGAAACCGAACATGGATATGAAATTGTTCGATCGATGCAACCATTTGTCCAGTGGCTCTATGTGCTCAAATAATAAGTAACTTTAGCCTCACTACTGCAATAATTGTTCGTCTTCTGTCTGCAATTCGTTGAGTTTCCTTTTTGCATATACAGTGAAGAAAACCGTCGTGGCTGCAGTAACGCAAAATCCGACGATCGTGAATGCGATCTGCGGGGCCGAGAGGAACTGCTGATTTTGTGAAGCATCTGCCAATGTCCTGATTAAAATGCCACTACAGTGACAAAAGGAAGATTAATCATATCCATAATCCAACTTATCCATAATATTTTACAGAAATTTTCAAAGACTAGACAGGCAATATCAAAGAGGAAAAACAGTGTAGATTTAATCCGAAGAAACCGACAAGGGTTAGTAAGTACATATGTCACTTAGTTTCTTAGTTTAAAGAGTACTCTTTAATCCTACACCGTGTTTTTTTACCTATATCCGAGAGTATTTGAGCTACCTAACATGCATCGGATAATCTCAAGCGACAATAAACGAGTTTAGTTTACTGCAACACAGTCACACTGGACATTAACTCCCTAAATTATCACCACCTCGATTATTTTTCCGAGTATTTTCCATAAATTCCACAATAATGTACTTTATGATCAATGAGTCAATGAAAAGTTTGGCGAATTTCCTTATGACGTATGTGGTCATATCAGATTTGACTTAAATGAGAGTAAGGCCTTTAACATTTTACAGCATAAAAGTTCCCAAGCTAGCTAATGAAACAGTTGTACCGACGTGGAAAGGGTTCTCGTTTCTTGCAGCAGGAATATGAAGCTGA
Encoded here:
- the LOC111809825 gene encoding protein TPX2-like, which encodes MDEEMEVEPVVFEAYEVDIEYEFDAARYFDFTREESFDEACQAELWFESAGSYPPSPFVAKLFLREECLLAIENASNKSEGQNNIIGSLNGASQEAGSVRENDRDYQGANRGIFTNLRDGDVQKLHNQQLQFTSGSTSYNHSSLNKPKVKASSCVKPSKPRSTTLMKSTASHLARQNFPAQHTDIKLQRVVKNNETSVCGSVIESQAIKKQKLDGGHSHKVNEIKQQTNLVHKLPKKDGVADKTTKNVKLKITIPRQPDLETAQRAHRIRLKSRMEEDYETTTRRFRARPLNRKILEGPSLPLLKKSTPKLPEFQEFHLRTLERAMQNTSAVSSSAFHHDYSDITVTRNLESRRSNAIDDQKHDEYHIMQNFKACPLNRKIFSSKGEMGVFRNSKQETTIPMEFKFHSEKRILQPPTELFTKLSLTSQFHSNNGHLTKVPSRPSIPLKSSKENNLVLFQPERKITQLVKETPPFAGKHIYLENNGCISDSCNSQLTVRNMGIR